From the Lactobacillus sp. PV034 genome, the window TCATATGTTGAGTTAACATTGAATCTACTACACGGCCAAACGCTTCATAAGTAGCAAAGAAGCCATGACGTCCAGTAAGAACATAACCCTCAAGCCAACCTTCATCTTGGTGTTCTGATAATTGAGAATCAATTAAACGACCAGTCTTGCTTAAGTCTTCATCGTTTGGTTCGTGAATACTTTCCATCCATTGACGTTTTTGATTATCAAGTAATTGGAATAAGCGGTTAGATTTAGATTCATCTGGACCAAAGCCACGGAAATTATCTGGATTTAATTTAGCGATTTCATCTAAATATTTTGCCCATTCGGCCATATCTTGTTTTTCAACAGAACCTGGCTTATCAAACTTAATCGCAAAATCACGATAATCTGGCATGTTCAAAACTTTAGGATCAATTCCACCATTAGTTACAGGATTCATTGCCATTCTTTGGTCACCTTGAACAGTATTTTCCAAGACAATATCCTTTGGAGAACCATCTTCATTGAACAATTCTTCTGGCTTGTAGCTCTTCATCCAGTCGATCAACATATCTTTATGCTCCATATCACCTTGAGCTACTGGAATTGGAATTTGGTGAGCACGGAAACTATTTTCAATTGGGTTACCATCGAGATCAAACTTAGGACCAGTCCATCCCTTAGGAACTCTAAAGACAATCATTGGCCATTTAACTTGAGAATCATCATTATTTTCACGAGCATTCTTTTGAATAGCCTTAATTTCTTCAACTACTTGATCCATAGTCTTAGCCATTTCTTCATGAACTTCCATGTGATCCTTGTAGCCATTAAATTCACCATCTTTATAAGCAGATACAAAGTATGGCTTCCAGCCCATTCCTTCAAAGTATTTAGTTAAATCTTCATCACTCATACGTGAGACGATAGTTGGGTTAGAAATCTTAAATCCATTAATTTGTAAGATTGGAATTACTGCTCCATCTTTAATTGGGTTAATGAACTTACTTGAGAACCATGATGCAGCTAATGGACCAGTTTCAGATTCACCATCACCGATTTCTACAGCAGCAATTACATCTGGATTATCTAAAATTGCACCTACACCATGAGAAAGTGAATAACCTAGTTCCCCACCTTCATGAATAGAACCTGGTGTTTCAGGAGCTGCATGTGAAGCAACTCCACCTGGGAAACTAAACTGTTTAAACAATTTAGTCATTCCCTTTTCATCTTGGGTAATCTCTGGATATCTTTCAGTATATGAACCATCAAGATAAGAATTTGAAACCATTACTTGGCCACCGTGACCAGAACCTTCAATATAAAACATATTTAAATCATACTTCTTAATTGCACGATTTAAATGTGCATAAATAAAGTTCTGTGGCACAATTGTACCCCAGTGTCCAATTGGCTTAGGCTTAACATCTTCAGCTTTTAGTTCATCTTTTAAAAGTGGATTAGACATTAAGAATAATTGACCAACTGATAAATAGTTGGCTGCGCGCCAATATGCATCTACACTATTTATATATTCTTTTGAATCGTAATTTACTGCCATAATTTTCTCCTTAAAGTTATGTTGTAAACTTTTATTCTTCCTACAGTTAATAATAAAATAGTTAACTTCGTTATTCAACCATTTTATCAATTGGTAGGTTCCAATTTTAATTTTTCTTAATAAAGCAAAAGAAGGCAGTCTTCTCCGCCTTCTTTACTATAAATACTTGCTACCTTCTTTAATTGAAAGCGGAGCTAATTTATCTGAGTATTTTTCGATAAAAATTTTTACCCAATTAGGATTAGTTTTTGAATAATCACGTAATGCCCAACCAATAGCCTTGTTGATAAAAAATTCATTACTATTCAGATTATTAAGGATAATTCGTTCTAATAACTCTGTATCTAATTTTTCTTTGCGTAATAACTGATGTTCAATTGCAACACGCCGTATCCAAAGATTACTATCTTTTGACCAAGTTAGCATCAAGTCTGCAATCCTATTATCTTTCAAACCTAAATATCCGATTGGTTTAATCAAACTATCAATTGTATCCCACCAGGATTTTGTTCGAATGTAATTTTCAATTTTACTCATATCTGAAAATTCTAAATACTTTTTCAAAGCAATTAAATAATCACACGCAAAATATTGCATCTCGCGATGAGGATCATCCCAAGCTTGATCCAACAAAATCCAATCAATTTTTTTATTTTTCTTTTCCTGCTTTAGATCCTCAGCATATATTTTTCGCCGTTCAGGAGTATGGTACCCATAAAACAAAAATTTGTCTTTCATATACCGCTGCATTTCATTAGCCATTTTTGCATCGGCATTTTGCACAAATTTATTTTGTAAATTTTGAAAGTCCATATTACTCTCCATTCAAGTTCACAAAAGTATTATATTTCATGTACTTATAATGAATGCGCATATTTGAAACTTCAAAAGGAGTTCCATCATCTAAGAAAAAGATTCCCTCCATTACACCAACAGGTTCATTAGGAGCTAACATTAACTTGGACTGATCATCTAAATTAGACGGTTCTACAGTAATTGTTAAAAATGAACGAGTTACAGTTTTAGACTGCGTATCTTCCAGGTAGTTAAACAAAGATTTTTTTAGGATTTCTGGATTAAGTTCTGGTGCAATCTTAATGGGAATAAACCCTGTTTCAATCATAAATGGCTGATTATCTAACAAACGTAAACGTTTAATTTGATATACGAAATCAGAGTCTTGCAAGAATAAATCTTGTTTTAAGTCTGAATTAGCCTTAATTACTTGATAATCTAGCAATTCAATACTTTGCTTTTTGCCAGGTACACTAAATGAATCGGTAATTCCCAAGTTGGAACCATCATACTTAAAAAGAGCTTGATTTTTTAAGTATAAAGGATTGATAAAAGTGCCGCTTCCTCTTTTTTTAAAAACTATTCCCTGTTGTGCTAGCAAGCCAAGAGCACGTTTCATAGATGAGCGGCTAACATGATATTGCTCACTTAATGATCTTTCATCGGGCAGTCGCATACCATCATATTCTTTATTAAGAATTTTTTGTTTAATGTCACGCATCACTGAGCGATAAACTAAATCGGCCATTACTTTCTCCCTTGGTCTGCTTGTTTAATTTCTTCAATAAACCATTCAGCAAATTTTTGGGTATCAACATCAGCTGCTACTTCTGTATTAGGATTATCGCTTAAAAAGTCCATTACACTAGCACCATAAGTATAGCGACCAGCTAATTCAATTTCGATATGAGCTGGTTTTAAATCAAAGAATTCAGGATGAAGTAAAATTCCCACAGCTGTTGGATCATAGATTTTAATGCGTTCATCACCATCAGGTTCATGAATATTAGAAAATAGTGAATACAACATATTTCCTACTTCACCACATGCCTTAATTTTATCTAATTCAGATGCAGTAATGTGAGCCTTATTTCCAATTTCAAGTGGAGCAATGCGTGTTGGCAAACCACTTTGCAACACAATTTGTGCAGCTTCTGGATCGCCAGCAATATTATATTCAGCAAATGGGCTGTGGTTACCGTGACCAATATTTCCACCCATAATTACAATTTCTTCAATTTTTTCAAGATCTTCAGGATATTGCTTAAAAAGTAAAGCAAAATCAGTTAAGGGTCCAATTCCCATCAATGTGACTTTTTCAGGACTATTTTGAATTTCTTCGTGCATTAAAGTTGCAGCTAACCCCTTTTTAATTAAGCTAGTATCTTCCTTAGGAAATTCGTAACCCGCAATTCCAGTTTCACCATGAACAGATGCAGCACTGATAGCTGGACGTACCAAAGGTTGATTTGCTCCAACTACAACTGGAACTTTAGTATGTAAAAAAGTTTCTAATTTTAAAGCATTTTGAAGCGTATACTTTAAAGACACATTGCCCCATGTCGCTACAATCATACGGAGATCAACTTGAGGATCAAAAAGTAAAAATGTTGTTGCGGCAATATCATCAATTCCTGGATCAGTACTTAAAATTACTCTCTTTTTGTCATTGCTCTTTTCCGTCCTTTCTAGTAAGACTATTAATCATCATCTTCAGAATATTTAGCTTCTGATTCACGTGCCTTTTGATATTGTTTAATAAATTGTTCTTCGGGGATACTTACCTTGTTATATACATCATTTGTTGGCCAGTGTCCCTTTTTCTTAAATGTTTTGAGCAGGTTGCCAGATTTTTCAGCTTCAATTGAAAAATGATCCTCATCACCATTCCAATCAAAACTAAGTTTAAATCTATTATTGCCTAGGCTCACCCACTTACCACTTGCATAAGTAGCATAGTAGTTATTAGTTTCTGGCATTATATAAAGCAAAGTACCATCTTTTTTGAAATAAAAATAATCTGGCCTTTTATCCCCCTTCTCTGCTATGAAGACATCTTCAGCTGTAACTTTGTAAGCTCCATTTAAGATGGTAGCTTCTTGATGATTACGATATATTACAAAACCAATAGCAGCAAGGATAACTAGGACTATGATAATAATCCAATTTAAACGTTTTTTTCTTTGTGGGGTTTGTGTTGTATTATTTTGATTTTCCATCTTACTTACTTTTTATCTAAATTCTACTCTTTATTTCAATCGCACCATTAGCTTTAGCAATAATAACTTTGTCGCAAATACCTAAAAATAAACCATGTTCAACTACACCGACTGTTTTATCAAGATATGCAGCCAATCCTTCTGGTACAGGAATCGGCTCTATTGCTAAATCAATGATATAGTTTCCATAATGAGTAACATAGCGACTACCATCTTCATTCTTGCGCCACTGTGGCTTTAAGCCTTCAGCTTCAAATTTTTTAAAATTTTGCTCTGCTGAAATTGGTAAAACTTCAACAGGAAGTGGGAAACCACTCAAATGCTCTACAACTTTAGATTCGTCAACTATCCAAATATTTTGCTTTGAATTTATAGCAACATTTTTTTCTAAAGTTAAGGCACCGCCACCACCTTTTATTCCATCTAGATTTCGATCTACTCGATCAGCGCCATCAACGGTTAAGTCAGCCTGATCGATATCTTTTAATTCATCAACCTTGAAACCCAAACTTTCTAATTGTTTTTTACTACGATTAGAAGTTGTAACAATATGTTTTAAAGTTAACCCTTCTTTATCCTTCCGCTTTCCTAAAGCATCAATGAAAAAGGCAACCGTTGACCCAGTTCCAACTCCTAATACTGAACCATTTTTTACTAAAGCAGCTGCTTTAATTGCTGCTTCTTTTTTTAATTGATCCTGTTCTTTTTTATCCATTAATTTTCCTCCTTCAAAGCTTTTTCTACAATTTCTCGTTTAGGGATAGAAGGAAAAGCCCCAAGCTTTTGTACCGTAAATGAGGAAGACTTAGAGGCGTAAATCACACTATCTTTAATATTGCTTAAATCAGTCTTCAATTCACTTGCTAATGCTCCAATAAAAGTATCACCTGCTGCTGTTGTATCAACTGGTTGGACTTTAAAAGCGGGAACTATTTCTGCTAAATCTTTATAAGAAACATATGAACCTGTACTTCCTAAGGTGATGATAACACCTTTTACTCCTAAATCATGAAAGTATTGCGCACTTTTTGCCATTGAGGCTTCATCTACAACTTCAATCCCAGTGATCCCTTGGGCTTCGGTTTCGTTGGGAGTAATAATATCTGTTAACTCTAATAATTCTTTTGGAATATTACTTTTTGCTGGTGCAGGATTTAAGATTGTTACTTTTCCTGCTTGACGTGCAATTTTAAAAGCTGCACTTGTTGCTTCAATAGGAGTTTCAAATTGAGCAATTACAAAATCACTACTTGCAATATCGTCTCTAGCAGCTTCCACATCTTCTACACTTAAATCAAAGTTAGCACCGTGCTGAATAATAATTGAGTTTTGCCCCGATTCTTGTAATAAGATATAGGCTTGTCCAGTTTGTTGATTATTACTCATTGCTATATGATCAACCTTTATGCCATTTTCTTTAAATTGATCAAGCATAAATCTTCCATTTTCATCATCACCAACGCGACCAACAAATACAGTTTCATTTTCTCCACGCACACTTGCAATTGCTTGATTAGCACCTTTACCACCAGCGGCTTTAGAAAATTCTGTCATGGCTATAGTTTCACCAGGTTGAGGTAATTTTTTGATATGTAAAATATTATCAACGTTGATTGATCCAATAATAGTCACTTTATTCATCAGTTTCTATATCCTTTCATCAGCTATTTGGTAATTTAATTATATCAAAAAAGCATCCCTAGCCGAGATGCCTTTAAGTAAATTATTAAAATACTAAATTAACTTTATTCACCAGCACCTGGACGTTGACCCAATTCTGCTGCGATAAGCCAAATTCTCTTCTCAATTGCAGTATGGAACTCAATTAACATATCATTAGTTGAGTCATCACCTTCAGCAGCTGATACCTTAATTCCCTCTTCATAATCGTCACGAAGAGTCTTATAGGCATCTAAAATAAGTTGAAGTCTTTCATCCATACTTAAGTCCCAAGAACCCTTTTGGTCAGGAATCTTAGTTGCTGCCAAAACTTCTTCATAAGTGGAAATTGGGCTACCATTAATTTCAATTAAACGTTCAGCAACCGTATCTTGTTGATCAGACAATTGATCCATGACTTTATCTAAATAAAAGTGTAATTTGATAAATCTGTGTCCTAACATGTACCAATGATGTTGGTGTACTACCATATGTGCTTGAGTTAAATCTGCCACAATCTGATTTAATACTTGTTCTGTTTTAGGATATGCCATAATTGTTACCTCCTAATTCCCTTTTTCCTTGTTCAGCTTTATCCTAACATCAAAAAGTGCTTATCTACAAAGATAAGCACCTTGGAATTTTAGTGATGTAAGAACAGATTTATCTCTTTTACTGAACTAAGTGGATATTGAAAAATGGAGCCGTTAACAATTTTTCTCCTAAATTAACTTTTATTTTTTAAATTGACTCTTCACATATTTAGCATATTTAGGTGTAGATTTAATTAATTCTTCATGCGTACCAGCGCCGTCTACAGTACCATGATCAATAAAGTATATTCTGTCCGCATCAACAATTGTACTTAGTCGATGGGCTATAACTAAGGTGGTTCTATTTTTCATTAATTCATTTAACGCCTTTTGTACCATTGCTTCAGATTCTGAATCCAAACTAGCTGTTGCTTCATCAAGCATTAGAATCTTAGGATCGCGTAAGAATGCTCTTGCAATTGCAATTCTTTGTCTTTGACCACCCGATAGTTTTATTCCACGTTCCCCAATTTGCGTGTTCAGTCCATCTTCCATTTCTTTAACAAAACCATCTGCATATGCTAACTTCAATACATGCCATAATTTATCTTCAGTAACTTCTTTTTGGAGTCCATAAACTAAATTTTCTTTAATAGTTCCTGGCATGACGGCTGAGTTTTGGCCTACTAAACCAATTTGCTTACGCCAATGAGCTAAATCAATTTGATCAATATTTTCATTACCAATTTTTATTTCACCAGATGTAGGCTGGTAAAAACGCTCAATTAAAGCAAAAATGGTTGATTTACCTCCGCCAGATGGTCCTGCAAAAGCGACTACAGAATTGGGTTTAGCCTCTAAATTGATATCATGGAGAATCTGTTTACCATTTTCATAAGAAAAGTTCACTTTTTCAAATTTTAACTCTTTGTTTGCAATATCAAATTGCTTCTTCTCAGTAAGAAATTCTTCATTTTCGCTAAGAATTTGCTGCAGACGTTCAGTTGACCCACTAGTTTTTGATAATTCGTTAAAAAATTGACTAATAATTATTACGGGACTCATAATTTGGAAAAGATACATTAAGAATGAAACCAGAGCTCCCATAGTCATTGACCCATTCATCACCCGTATTGCACCATAACCAAGAATTCCCAAAAATAGAATCATCATCAACATATTAGTAATCGGTTGAGTAAGCGAATTAATAAATGCTTCTTTTACTCCTACCGCGTATAACTTATGAATACGATGGTGGCCATTGTTAATTTCATAGTTTTCACTATTCGATGATTTAACTAGTCTTATTTCACTTAAGACCGTTGTTGATTCACTGGAAAAATTAGCTAATTCATCTTGACGTTGACGTCCAATCTTGCGAGATTGTTTTAAAATTGGAAGCATTGCAAATACCAAAAGTGGAACTCCCACAAACATTAAAATAGTCATTTGCCAATCCATGGCAATCATAATTACAAGTGCACCAAAGAATTGAAATAAAGAAGTCAAAGCATTGGGCAAAGTTGAAGCTAATAGCTGTTTTACCTGTGAAGTATCATTTACTAATCGCGAAGTTGTATCACCAGTTTTATTATTATCAAAATATTTAACTGGTAAGGCAAGTAATTTTCTCCAAACTAACTTGCGCAAATTAGACACCACATTTTCACCAAAAACTCCTAAAATATAGCCAGAGATAGCACTAATAATTAGCCCGCCAATGAAGACAATTAGAGCGAGAATAATTAACTGTGGATTAAGTGACTTAAAATTATTAATTAAACGCTGAGCTAATTGAGGAACAAAAAGATTGGCAGCTGTTCCCACAAGTCCTAATAAAATACCGATTATTAATCGTGAATAATGTGGATGCAATTTATTAATTAAACTAAAAAATTCTTTAAAACTTAATTTTTGTCGTTCTGCGCTTAAATTCTCTTCTTTAAGCGCACTCTTATGTGAAGTGTTCATTTCTTTTCCTCATCAAATTGTTAGATATCTAATTTTTATATATTTAAACATGTAGATGTCTAACTGTCAATTATCTAACTTATTTCGATTAAAAGTATAAAGATGCCCGCAATTAGCATCTTTATTCAAAATTTATCTTCTCCATGTCTTTAATAATATGTTTCATGGCTTTATTTATCATATCAAGGTCATGCTCATCAATATTATGTAAGAGTTGTTCGTTCACCTTAGTAAAAAATAGATTAATTTGTTCAACACTCTCTTTGCCCTTTTGAGTTAAATAGATACGTTTGATGCGTGCTGACTCTTTATCTTTTTTCCGCTCAACATAGCCATCTCGTTCAAGATTTTTAACCATATTAGTGATAGATGCATTTCTTACACAAAATTTTTGTCCCAATTCTCTTTGAATTAAACCGGGATGACGCTCTATATAGGCTAGCGACCGAGCTTGCTGCGTGGTCAAGTTCATCTGTGCAGCATAAGAATTAAAAATTCGCTGCGTATTTTTCATATATATTCTAAAGAGTTGATTAGCTTCTTCAAATTTTTCTTTTTTATTCACCATTATAATCATCCTTTACATTTTTATTATAACAGTTAGATATCTAATTAACATTATTTAATAAAAAAATCTTCCCTCAGGAAGATTTTTAATGCTACTCTTTTGAAGTGTCCGGATCAAGTCCTAACTCACTTTCAAGACTTTCATCTTCATTTAAATCAACTAGTTCACCGGAAACTTTGTAAACTACCCATTGGGCTAAGTTAACTACGTGATCACCAATACGCTCTAAAAGGCGAATTACCATAAAGTAACTTGCCGCTGCCGTAGCTGCGGTATTATCTGTTTTTACACCCTCAACAATTGATTTTCTAGCTTGCACATAAAGTTGGTCAATCTCATCATCTTCTTTTGCCACTGCACGGGCTAAGGTTTCATCACTTTGAACAAAAGCTTTTAAAACTTGGTCCAACATAAAAGTTACTTTTTTAGACATTTGGGTAATAATTTCTTCTGTTTCTTCA encodes:
- a CDS encoding phosphoketolase family protein; this translates as MAVNYDSKEYINSVDAYWRAANYLSVGQLFLMSNPLLKDELKAEDVKPKPIGHWGTIVPQNFIYAHLNRAIKKYDLNMFYIEGSGHGGQVMVSNSYLDGSYTERYPEITQDEKGMTKLFKQFSFPGGVASHAAPETPGSIHEGGELGYSLSHGVGAILDNPDVIAAVEIGDGESETGPLAASWFSSKFINPIKDGAVIPILQINGFKISNPTIVSRMSDEDLTKYFEGMGWKPYFVSAYKDGEFNGYKDHMEVHEEMAKTMDQVVEEIKAIQKNARENNDDSQVKWPMIVFRVPKGWTGPKFDLDGNPIENSFRAHQIPIPVAQGDMEHKDMLIDWMKSYKPEELFNEDGSPKDIVLENTVQGDQRMAMNPVTNGGIDPKVLNMPDYRDFAIKFDKPGSVEKQDMAEWAKYLDEIAKLNPDNFRGFGPDESKSNRLFQLLDNQKRQWMESIHEPNDEDLSKTGRLIDSQLSEHQDEGWLEGYVLTGRHGFFATYEAFGRVVDSMLTQHMKWLRKAKEQEWRHDYPALNIVDTSTVFQQDHNGYTHQDPGLLTHLFEKGRADLIHEYLPADTNSLLAVSDKAFRDREVINVLVTSKQPRPQWFTIEEAKKLVDRGLGYVDWASTDKDAKPDIVLASTGTEPTIETLAAIDLLHKRFPDLKIRYVNVIDVMKMMTPEKNPEAMSKEEFDRLFPKDIPVVFAWHGFKPMMESIWFDRGRGKDDVHIHGYEENGDITTPFDMRVLNHMDRFDLAKDVVESVPGMVEKNAAFLSEMDDMISKHHQYIRDNGKDMPEVTEWKWTGLEK
- a CDS encoding DNA alkylation repair protein, which encodes MDFQNLQNKFVQNADAKMANEMQRYMKDKFLFYGYHTPERRKIYAEDLKQEKKNKKIDWILLDQAWDDPHREMQYFACDYLIALKKYLEFSDMSKIENYIRTKSWWDTIDSLIKPIGYLGLKDNRIADLMLTWSKDSNLWIRRVAIEHQLLRKEKLDTELLERIILNNLNSNEFFINKAIGWALRDYSKTNPNWVKIFIEKYSDKLAPLSIKEGSKYL
- a CDS encoding GntR family transcriptional regulator; protein product: MADLVYRSVMRDIKQKILNKEYDGMRLPDERSLSEQYHVSRSSMKRALGLLAQQGIVFKKRGSGTFINPLYLKNQALFKYDGSNLGITDSFSVPGKKQSIELLDYQVIKANSDLKQDLFLQDSDFVYQIKRLRLLDNQPFMIETGFIPIKIAPELNPEILKKSLFNYLEDTQSKTVTRSFLTITVEPSNLDDQSKLMLAPNEPVGVMEGIFFLDDGTPFEVSNMRIHYKYMKYNTFVNLNGE
- a CDS encoding nucleoside hydrolase; this translates as MVLLERTEKSNDKKRVILSTDPGIDDIAATTFLLFDPQVDLRMIVATWGNVSLKYTLQNALKLETFLHTKVPVVVGANQPLVRPAISAASVHGETGIAGYEFPKEDTSLIKKGLAATLMHEEIQNSPEKVTLMGIGPLTDFALLFKQYPEDLEKIEEIVIMGGNIGHGNHSPFAEYNIAGDPEAAQIVLQSGLPTRIAPLEIGNKAHITASELDKIKACGEVGNMLYSLFSNIHEPDGDERIKIYDPTAVGILLHPEFFDLKPAHIEIELAGRYTYGASVMDFLSDNPNTEVAADVDTQKFAEWFIEEIKQADQGRK
- the rpiA gene encoding ribose-5-phosphate isomerase RpiA, whose protein sequence is MDKKEQDQLKKEAAIKAAALVKNGSVLGVGTGSTVAFFIDALGKRKDKEGLTLKHIVTTSNRSKKQLESLGFKVDELKDIDQADLTVDGADRVDRNLDGIKGGGGALTLEKNVAINSKQNIWIVDESKVVEHLSGFPLPVEVLPISAEQNFKKFEAEGLKPQWRKNEDGSRYVTHYGNYIIDLAIEPIPVPEGLAAYLDKTVGVVEHGLFLGICDKVIIAKANGAIEIKSRI
- the rbsK gene encoding ribokinase is translated as MNKVTIIGSINVDNILHIKKLPQPGETIAMTEFSKAAGGKGANQAIASVRGENETVFVGRVGDDENGRFMLDQFKENGIKVDHIAMSNNQQTGQAYILLQESGQNSIIIQHGANFDLSVEDVEAARDDIASSDFVIAQFETPIEATSAAFKIARQAGKVTILNPAPAKSNIPKELLELTDIITPNETEAQGITGIEVVDEASMAKSAQYFHDLGVKGVIITLGSTGSYVSYKDLAEIVPAFKVQPVDTTAAGDTFIGALASELKTDLSNIKDSVIYASKSSSFTVQKLGAFPSIPKREIVEKALKEEN
- a CDS encoding Dps family protein, producing MAYPKTEQVLNQIVADLTQAHMVVHQHHWYMLGHRFIKLHFYLDKVMDQLSDQQDTVAERLIEINGSPISTYEEVLAATKIPDQKGSWDLSMDERLQLILDAYKTLRDDYEEGIKVSAAEGDDSTNDMLIEFHTAIEKRIWLIAAELGQRPGAGE
- a CDS encoding ABC transporter ATP-binding protein, with the translated sequence MNTSHKSALKEENLSAERQKLSFKEFFSLINKLHPHYSRLIIGILLGLVGTAANLFVPQLAQRLINNFKSLNPQLIILALIVFIGGLIISAISGYILGVFGENVVSNLRKLVWRKLLALPVKYFDNNKTGDTTSRLVNDTSQVKQLLASTLPNALTSLFQFFGALVIMIAMDWQMTILMFVGVPLLVFAMLPILKQSRKIGRQRQDELANFSSESTTVLSEIRLVKSSNSENYEINNGHHRIHKLYAVGVKEAFINSLTQPITNMLMMILFLGILGYGAIRVMNGSMTMGALVSFLMYLFQIMSPVIIISQFFNELSKTSGSTERLQQILSENEEFLTEKKQFDIANKELKFEKVNFSYENGKQILHDINLEAKPNSVVAFAGPSGGGKSTIFALIERFYQPTSGEIKIGNENIDQIDLAHWRKQIGLVGQNSAVMPGTIKENLVYGLQKEVTEDKLWHVLKLAYADGFVKEMEDGLNTQIGERGIKLSGGQRQRIAIARAFLRDPKILMLDEATASLDSESEAMVQKALNELMKNRTTLVIAHRLSTIVDADRIYFIDHGTVDGAGTHEELIKSTPKYAKYVKSQFKK
- a CDS encoding MarR family winged helix-turn-helix transcriptional regulator, which codes for MVNKKEKFEEANQLFRIYMKNTQRIFNSYAAQMNLTTQQARSLAYIERHPGLIQRELGQKFCVRNASITNMVKNLERDGYVERKKDKESARIKRIYLTQKGKESVEQINLFFTKVNEQLLHNIDEHDLDMINKAMKHIIKDMEKINFE
- the phoU gene encoding phosphate signaling complex protein PhoU, yielding MHEVFLDELKKLNTRFMNMVIDVSEEIDGSTQAFIDHDKKAAQKLIKDDKDISADALKVEKRTLKLIALQQPVASDFRNVISILKATTDLERIGENAMSIAAETIRVKGNKRIEETEEIITQMSKKVTFMLDQVLKAFVQSDETLARAVAKEDDEIDQLYVQARKSIVEGVKTDNTAATAAASYFMVIRLLERIGDHVVNLAQWVVYKVSGELVDLNEDESLESELGLDPDTSKE